A part of Primulina eburnea isolate SZY01 chromosome 10, ASM2296580v1, whole genome shotgun sequence genomic DNA contains:
- the LOC140803113 gene encoding uncharacterized protein isoform X1 gives MSKALCHSVSDAEGIFKFKSIPCVNEDVTLGVFEEDDRVYWFRPRGSQYLARWALPRLYDIDALSRIVEPSLKGAYSSKSLSNCLYNHVMYSVPTTTIWL, from the exons ATGAGTAAAGCTCTTTGTCATTCAGTATCTGATGCTGAAGGaatattcaaatttaaatcgatACCATGTG TAAATGAAGATGTGACGCTTGGAGTATTTGAAGAAGATGATCGAGTATACTG GTTCCGTCCTCGAGGATCGCAATATTTGGCTAGATGGGCATTGCCTCGCCTTTATGATATAGATGCATTGTCAAGGATAGTCGAGCCTTCTCTAAAGGGTGCTTATTCATCTAAATCTCTCTCGAATTGCTTATATAATCACGTTATGTATTCAG TTCCCACGACAACAATTTGGCTATGA
- the LOC140803113 gene encoding uncharacterized protein isoform X5, with protein MSKALCHSVSDAEGIFKFKSIPCVNEDVTLGVFEEDDRVYWFRPRGSQYLARWALPRLYDIDALSRIVEPSLKGAYSSKSLSNCLYNHVMYSGF; from the exons ATGAGTAAAGCTCTTTGTCATTCAGTATCTGATGCTGAAGGaatattcaaatttaaatcgatACCATGTG TAAATGAAGATGTGACGCTTGGAGTATTTGAAGAAGATGATCGAGTATACTG GTTCCGTCCTCGAGGATCGCAATATTTGGCTAGATGGGCATTGCCTCGCCTTTATGATATAGATGCATTGTCAAGGATAGTCGAGCCTTCTCTAAAGGGTGCTTATTCATCTAAATCTCTCTCGAATTGCTTATATAATCACGTTATGTATTCAG gTTTCTGA
- the LOC140803113 gene encoding uncharacterized protein isoform X3, with protein MSKALCHSVSDAEGIFKFKSIPCVNEDVTLGVFEEDDRVYWFRPRGSQYLARWALPRLYDIDALSRIVEPSLKGAYSSKSLSNCLYNHVMYSGLSSSR; from the exons ATGAGTAAAGCTCTTTGTCATTCAGTATCTGATGCTGAAGGaatattcaaatttaaatcgatACCATGTG TAAATGAAGATGTGACGCTTGGAGTATTTGAAGAAGATGATCGAGTATACTG GTTCCGTCCTCGAGGATCGCAATATTTGGCTAGATGGGCATTGCCTCGCCTTTATGATATAGATGCATTGTCAAGGATAGTCGAGCCTTCTCTAAAGGGTGCTTATTCATCTAAATCTCTCTCGAATTGCTTATATAATCACGTTATGTATTCAG GGTTAAGTTCCAGCAGGTGA
- the LOC140803113 gene encoding uncharacterized protein isoform X4 translates to MSKALCHSVSDAEGIFKFKSIPCVNEDVTLGVFEEDDRVYWFRPRGSQYLARWALPRLYDIDALSRIVEPSLKGAYSSKSLSNCLYNHVMYSGLDV, encoded by the exons ATGAGTAAAGCTCTTTGTCATTCAGTATCTGATGCTGAAGGaatattcaaatttaaatcgatACCATGTG TAAATGAAGATGTGACGCTTGGAGTATTTGAAGAAGATGATCGAGTATACTG GTTCCGTCCTCGAGGATCGCAATATTTGGCTAGATGGGCATTGCCTCGCCTTTATGATATAGATGCATTGTCAAGGATAGTCGAGCCTTCTCTAAAGGGTGCTTATTCATCTAAATCTCTCTCGAATTGCTTATATAATCACGTTATGTATTCAG GACTTGATGTCTAA
- the LOC140803113 gene encoding uncharacterized protein isoform X2, producing MSKALCHSVSDAEGIFKFKSIPCVNEDVTLGVFEEDDRVYWFRPRGSQYLARWALPRLYDIDALSRIVEPSLKGAYSSKSLSNCLYNHVMYSDVINIYG from the exons ATGAGTAAAGCTCTTTGTCATTCAGTATCTGATGCTGAAGGaatattcaaatttaaatcgatACCATGTG TAAATGAAGATGTGACGCTTGGAGTATTTGAAGAAGATGATCGAGTATACTG GTTCCGTCCTCGAGGATCGCAATATTTGGCTAGATGGGCATTGCCTCGCCTTTATGATATAGATGCATTGTCAAGGATAGTCGAGCCTTCTCTAAAGGGTGCTTATTCATCTAAATCTCTCTCGAATTGCTTATATAATCACGTTATGTATTCAG ATGTGATAAACATTTATGGTTAA